The Thunnus albacares chromosome 11, fThuAlb1.1, whole genome shotgun sequence genome contains a region encoding:
- the lats2 gene encoding serine/threonine-protein kinase LATS2, with product MRPKTFPAAPYVGNTRQRLQEIKEGLKQPAKLVSQALHGGSSRNEGSRGADCKGGKDTASRQQQLRPPQKFNNYQNALREIRKSLMPFANESGPSSGSGHPAGAGEVNRQMLQELVNAGCDQEMAVRALKQTGSRNIEAALEYISKMGYLDPRNELIVRVIKQTSPGKAGMPNTMDHRPAMEASGEAGAMPPYHQMGAPLYEGAGYGPEGEMPRSYMSAPPVMNYMMPPSGGQQGPAMGNPMGRPPSMGTYPPVMATQSNPANTMYPPGAQQKGYPGTMEQHGPMISYNVPGQPLQLQPQPPGGPVPGPHYDYGHTRPHMMEPTGYGVKRTASFQNKMAPPPMAPPDNYVNMQGKGPMGQNGPGGGGYPANLYLPPHSHPRQASPTSHQVHMISRSPGAVGNMGPDFPDLPQGLMTPSRASLNLDLYDHHWAGPPGPEGAPPARQPQPQGPFRGEVRVPSRTNSFNSRSAGPNGVRPTMAAPPAAGKQDPSLGPPNTITAVTSPPIQQPVKSIRVMRPEPKTAVGPCHPGWMTAQAPDTAEPLAYMPEETYSLEPAQEPRCPPPPYPKNLFMSGAAGDTGALEGAGAMCGGQDLSTSAARSTHSGSGGSGKAEESQQVKEKTKMGKGEKTVKDKKQIQTSPVPVRKNGRDEEKRESRIKTYSPFAFKFYMEQHIENVMKTYQQKLNRRLQLEQEMSKAGLSEAEQEQMRKMLNQKESNYNRLRRAKMDKSMFVKIKTLGIGAFGEVCLTRKVDTGALYAMKTLRKKDVLNRNQVAHVKAERDILAEADNEWVVRLYYSFQDRDSLYFVMDYIPGGDMMSLLIRMGVFPEPLARFYVAELTLAIESVHKMGFIHRDIKPDNILIDLDGHIKLTDFGLCTGFRWTHNSKYYQKGSHVRQDSMEPSDFWDDVSNCRCGDRLMTLEQRANRQHQRCLAHSLVGTPNYIAPEVLLRKGYTQLCDWWSVGVILFEMLVGQPPFLAPTPTETQIKVINWESTLQVPAQVKLSPEAVDIIGRLCCSAEDRLGANGAGEIKAHPFFTQMDFSSNLRQQPAPYRPKIAHPMDTSNFDPVEEEGGPGAWSDSGDSTRALDALCSPHGKHPEHAFYEFTFRRFFDDHGCPFRYPKPLEVSEVPPSIVGAGSTGPDEEEEQEEEEEEEEDDEEEGEQGEGCEPVYV from the exons ATGAGGCCCAAGACTTTCCCAGCTGCCCCGTATGTGGGCAACACACGGCAGAGGCTTCAGGAGATCAAGGAGGGCCTGAAGCAGCCGGCCAAGCTGGTGAGCCAGGCTCTGCACGGAGGCAGCTCCCGCAACGAGGGCAGCAGAGGGGCCGACTGCAAGGGCGGGAAAGACACGGCCAGCCGGCAGCAGCAGCTCCGACCCCCACAGAAGTTCAACAACTACCAGAATGCCTTGCGGGAGATCCGCAAGTCGCTCATGCCCTTTGCCAACGAGTCAGGCCCGTCTTCGGGGTCGGGACACCCTGCCGGCGCCGGGGAGGTCAACCGGCAGATGCTGCAGGAGCTGGTCAACGCCGGCTGTGATCAG GAGATGGCTGTTCGTGCACTGAAgcaaacaggaagcaggaacATCGAGGCAGCCTTAGAGTACATCAGTAAAATGGGTTACCTTGACCCTCGCAATGAGCTCATCGTCCGTGTCATCAAACAGACTTCACCAG GAAAAGCTGGCATGCCAAACACAATGGACCACCGGCCTGCGATGGAGGCTTCAGGTGAGGCAGGTGCCATGCCCCCGTACCACCAAATGGGGGCCCCACTGTATGAAGGGGCTGGCTATGGCCCAGAGGGTGAGATGCCAAGATCCTACATGAGTGCCCCCCCTGTTATGAACTACATGATGCCCCCATCTGGAGGACAACAGGGCCCTGCCATGGGAAACCCAATGGGTCGACCTCCCAGTATGGGCACCTATCCACCGGTGATGGCCACCCAGAGCAACCCAGCTAACACCATGTACCCTCCAGGGGCCCAGCAGAAGGGCTATCCTGGCACTATGGAGCAGCATGGGCCCATGATTAGCTACAACGTCCCTGGCCAGCCGCTGCAGCTCCAGCCACAGCCACCAGGGGGCCCTGTGCCAGGCCCCCATTATGACTATGGCCATACCAGGCCTCACATGATGGAGCCTACAGGCTATGGAGTCAAGAGAACCGCCTCCTTCCAGAACAAGATGGCACCGCCACCCATGGCACCCCCAGACAACTATGTCAACATGCAGGGTAAAGGGCCCATGGGCCAGAACGGGCCAGGAGGGGGAGGATATCCTGCCAACCTCTACCTGCCCCCTCACTCCCACCCACGCCAGGCCAGCCCCACCTCCCACCAGGTCCACATGATATCCCGTTCCCCAGGTGCGGTGGGAAACATGGGCCCAGACTTCCCCGATCTTCCCCAGGGCTTGATGACGCCATCCAGGGCTAGCCTCAACCTGGACCTGTATGACCACCACTGGGCAGGGCCTCCAGGCCCTGAAGGAGCTCCGCCAGCCAGGCAACCCCAACCCCAGGGCCCATTCAGGGGTGAGGTGCGTGTCCCCAGCAGAACCAATTCCTTCAACAGCCGATCTGCTGGGCCCAACGGCGTTCGGCCTACGATGGCAGCACCCCCTGCGGCTGGGAAACAGGATCCCTCATTGGGCCCTCCAAACACCATCACAGCTGTGACGTCCCCGCCCATCCAACAGCCGGTCAAGAGTATCCGTGTGATGAGGCCAGAGCCCAAGACAGCTGTGGGCCCATGCCACCCCGGCTGGATGACCGCCCAGGCCCCGGACACAGCGGAGCCTCTGGCTTACATGCCAGAGGAGACCTACTCCCTTGAGCCTGCTCAGGAGCCACGCTGTCCGCCGCCACCCTACCCCAAAAATCTGTTTATGTCTGGCGCAGCTGGCGATACAGGGGCCCTGGAAGGAGCTGGAGCCATGTGCGGAGGTCAGGACCTCAGCACCTCTGCTGCCAGAAGCACACACAGCGGCAGTGGAGGCAGTGGAAAGGCCGAAGAGAGCCAGCAGGTTAAAGAAAAAACCAAGATGGGGAAAGGAGAGAAAACGGTGAAAGACAAGAAGCAGATCCAGACGTCGCCCGTTCCAGTGAGGAAGAATGGACGTGACGAGGAGAAGAGGGAGTCACGCATCAAGACCTACTCACCTTTCGCTTTCAAGTTCTACATGGAGCAGCACATAGAGAATGTAATGAAGACCTACCAGCAGAAACTGAACCGCAGGCTTCAGCTGGAACAAGAGATGTCCAAG GCTGGTCTGTCAGAAGCAGAGCAGGAACAGATGAGGAAGATGCTGAACCAGAAAGAATCAAACTACAACAGGCTACGCCGTGCCAAAATGGACAAATCCATGTTTGTCAAAATCAAGACGCTAGGCATAGGTGCCTTTGGTGAGGTGTGCTTGACACGTAAGGTGGACACTGGTGCTCTTTATGCCATGAAAACACTGCGCAAGAAAGATGTCCTCAACCGCAACCAG GTGGCCCACGTGAAAGCAGAGCGTGACATCCTGGCGGAGGCAGACAACGAGTGGGTGGTGCGTCTCTACTACTCCTTCCAGGACCGCGACAGCCTCTACTTTGTCATGGACTACATCCCCGGAGGAGACATGATGAGCCTTCTCATCCGAATGGGCGTCTTCCCCGAACCTCTGGCGCGTTTCTACGTGGCAGAGCTGACACTGGCCATCGAGAGCGTCCACAAGATGGGCTTTATCCACCGTGACATCAAGCCTGACAACATCCTCATCGACCTGGACGGACACATCAAGCTGACTGACTTCGGCCTGTGCACAGGTTTCCGCTGGACGCACAACTCCAAGTATTACCAGAAAG GGAGTCACGTCAGACAGGACAGCATGGAGCCCAGTGACTTCTGGGATGATGTGTCTAACTGTCGCTGCGGTGACCGGCTGATGACACTAGAGCAGCGTGCCAACCGGCAGCACCAGCGCTGCCTGGCTCACTCTCTGGTGGGAACACCCAACTACATCGCACCCGAGGTGCTGCTGCGCAAAG GTTACACCCAGCTGTGTGACTGGTGGAGCGTGGGAGTGATCTTGTTTGAGATGCTGGTGGGACAGCCACCCTTCCTGGCCCCCACTCCCACCGAGACTCAGATTAAg GTCATAAACTGGGAGAGTACACTGCAGGTGCCCGCGCAGGTCAAACTGAGCCCCGAGGCCGTCGACATCATCGGCCGCCTCTGCTGTTCGGCGGAGGACCGGCTGGGTGCCAACGGAGCCGGCGAGATCAAAGCCCACCCCTTCTTCACCCAGATGGACTTCTCCAGCAATCTGCGGCAGCAACCGGCCCCCTACCGACCCAAGATCGCCCACCCGATGGACACGTCCAACTTTGACCCcgtggaggaggagggcggCCCCGGGGCGTGGAGCGACAGCGGGGACAGCACCCGGGCTTTGGACGCGCTCTGCTCCCCGCACGGGAAGCACCCGGAGCACGCCTTCTACGAGTTCACCTTCCGCAGGTTCTTCGACGACCACGGCTGCCCCTTCCGCTATCCAAAACCTCTTGAAGTCAGCGAGGTGCCGCCGAGCATCGTCGGAGCCGGCAGCACTGGCCCggacgaggaggaggaacaggaagaggaggaggaggaggaagaggacgatgaggaggagggagagcagggGGAGGGATGTGAGCCGGTCTATGTCTAG
- the LOC122992533 gene encoding uncharacterized protein LOC122992533, which yields MVHTCVVAGCRNRRTPGTTLSFYRFPRDPERKQRWIAAVNREGWVPNDGSRLCSTHFISGKQVKNPRSPDYVPSVFTTAPLSPEMKEPGALEILDKQEARVEAANALLFLQGQGRSVVGERGQAEHPAEREQEAVVEESASSSLSTDEDDEDDDESVSDSKKGKFAQTSDTPVNFDDILKALKKENQTLRESVEKMSLSENSLRNDAEKVKFYTGLPNYFVLETVMWLLAPHMDGIKNMKLSKFQQLLLTLMRLRLDLRNQDLAYRFGVKVGTVTRTVHRMVNIMSSTLVPTAVFWPSRAELRKNLPAALHSSYPDCAVIIDCFMVPFEEPVSRGNDQQQQQVVGTSCNVLKYLIGVAPQGVVTFVSRGVLGNVSDKSLAEGCGFLCKLLPGDVVLASRDLDIADSVAARGALFKIAGSYQGEAYGSSESSPLTNASSETVSVQTHVKRVISMVKQRYAMLTGPVESPFTTASERTSNLSTFDKIVQVACALNNLCISAAPLE from the exons ATGGTGCACACATGTGTGGTGGCAGGCTGTAGGAACAGAAGGACGCCCGGCACCACCTTATCTTTCTACCGTTTCCCCCGGGACCCCGAGAGGAAGCAGCGCTGGATAGCTGCTGTGAACCGGGAGGGCTGGGTGCCCAACGACGGCAGTCGGCTGTGTAGTACTCACTTCATCTCAG GTAAACAGGTGAAGAACCCACGTTCGCCAGATTATGTTCCTTCTGTGTTCACGACAGCTCCCTTGTCCCCAGAGATGAAGGAGCCGGGTGCCTTAGAGATTCTGGACAAGCAGGAAGCACGAGTGGAGGCGGCCAACGCCTTGTTGTTCCTGCAGGGCCAGGGCAGGTCGGTGGTGGGCGAGCGGGGTCAGGCTGAACATCCTGCGGAGAGGGAGCAGGAGGCTGTGGTGGAGGAAAGTGCCTCCTCTTCCCTCAGCACTGATGAAGACGACGAAGATGATGATGAATCTGTGAGTGACAGCAAGAAAGGAAAGTTTGCTCAGACGTCTGATACACCGGTTAACTTTGATGACATCCTGAAAGCCTTGAAGAAGGAGAACCAGACTCTCAGGGAGTCTGTGGAGAAAATGTCCCTCTCTGAGAACTCCTTGAGGAACGATGCAGAGAAGGTGAAGTTTTACACCGGTTTACCCAACTACTTTGTTTTAGAGACAGTCATGTGGCTGCTGGCACCTCATATGGATGGTATCAAGAACATGAAGCTCTCCAAGTTCCAGCAGCTTCTGCTGACACTGATGCGACTCCGTCTGGACCTCCGCAACCAAGACCTGGCCTACCGCTTTGGTGTCAAAGTCGGCACGGTAACCAGAACCGTGCATCGGATGGTCAACATCATGTCCTCCACTCTGGTGCCCACAGCTGTCTTCTGGCCCTCCAGAGCCGAGCTGCGGAAAAACCTCCCGGCGGCCCTGCACTCGTCCTACCCTGACTGCGCGGTCATCATAGACTGTTTCATGGTGCCTTTTGAGGAGCCGGTTTCCCGGGGCAACgaccagcagcaacaacaggTGGTGGGGACAAGTTGTAACGTGTTAAAATATCTGATTGGTGTGGCTCCGCAGGGCGTTGTCACCTTCGTCTCTAGGGGTGTGCTGGGAAACGTCAGCGACAAGAGCCTGGCTGAGGGCTGCGGGTTTCTGTGCAAGCTTCTGCCAGGCGATGTCGTATTGGCGAGTCGAGATCTCGACATCGCTGATTCTGTGGCTGCCCGCGGGGCCCTGTTTAAAATCGCTGGCAGCTACCAAGGAGAAGCGTACGGGAGCTCAGAGAGCTCACCACTGACTAACGCTTCCTCTGAGACAGTGAGCGTGCAGACGCATGTGAAGAGGGTGATCTCCATGGTGAAGCAGAGGTACGCCATGCTTACAGGTCCTGTGGAGAGCCCCTTTACCACGGCCTCCGAGCGCACGTCGAACCTCTCAACCTTTGATAAGATTGTGCAAGTTGCCTGTGCCTTAAACAACCTGTGCATCTCTGCTGCTCCACTAGAGTGA